The window CCCCTCTTCCTCCCGTCGACGCAGCCGGCGAACCCCCTCTTCAAGCCGTACACGGCCGTCGAGACGGAAGGGAGGGACATCTACATCCGGGAAGGGTGCAACAATTGCCACACCCAGACGGTCCGGCCGCTTCGAACCGAGGTCGCCCGGTACGGCGACTATTCCAGGGCCGAGGAGTCGGCCTGGGACCGGCCGTTCCTCTGGGGTTCCCGCCGCACGGGGCCGGACCTGGCGCGCGTTGGGGGAAAGTACCCGGACGCGTGGCACTACCGCCACACCCCGGACCCGACGTCGATGTTCCCCGCTTCGAACATGCCGGGGTACACCTGGCTCGCGAACACGAAGCTCGACACCTCCCTCACCGCAAGGAAAGTGGCGGTTCTCGGATCCGGCTACGACGGGCCGGAGGTCGCCCGGCAGCTGGCCGATTTCCGGCAGACGGTCACCGCGCCGGCGTATCCTTCGGCGCTGGTGCGCTCCCAGGTGACGCCGGCCCCGCTCCAGGGGGAGATCACGGAACTCGACGCGGTGGTGGCATACCTCCAGAAGCTGGGGCGGGACCTCAAGGCGTCGCAGGCATCCGCCGCGGGGCCCGCGGCCGCCGAAGCGGCGGAGTCGAAGAACCCGTACGCGGGGAAGCCCGCGGCCGAGGAGGAAGGCAAGGAGATCTTCGAACAGAATTGCCGAAGCTGCCACGGTGACCATGGGGCCGGAGGGTTCGGACCGAAGCTGGCCACGACGAGGCACAAGTACGGCGGAACGGACGCCGACCTGTTCGCCTCCATAGCGGGGGGACGCCCGGGAGGGATGCCCGCGTTCCTTCCGCCGCTGGGAAAGGACCGGATATGGAAGGCGGTCGCCTATATCCGTCACCTTGAGCGGGAAGGCCGATGACGCCGCGCGCCCTGGCGTACCTCCTCTTCACGCTGGTCCTCGCCGGGGTCTTCGCCGGAATCATCGCGTATTACTTCAACCGGAAGCGGTACGAGCGCGTGGAAGCCCCGAAGCACCGGATGCTGGCCGACGACGATCCGCCGCCCGGATCCGCGGGCGACGGCCGGGAGGGATGAGCCGATGGACGAACCGATCGGGAAGCTGGAGGCGCACAACAAGGTCCCCCGCGGATTCCTCGTTCTGCTGTTCGGGCTGATCGCCTTCGGCCTTTACTACATCGCCGCGTACA is drawn from bacterium and contains these coding sequences:
- the ccoO gene encoding cytochrome-c oxidase, cbb3-type subunit II, whose amino-acid sequence is MNFNSLYEKPVLFALAAVVVISIGTLVTTFIPLFLPSTQPANPLFKPYTAVETEGRDIYIREGCNNCHTQTVRPLRTEVARYGDYSRAEESAWDRPFLWGSRRTGPDLARVGGKYPDAWHYRHTPDPTSMFPASNMPGYTWLANTKLDTSLTARKVAVLGSGYDGPEVARQLADFRQTVTAPAYPSALVRSQVTPAPLQGEITELDAVVAYLQKLGRDLKASQASAAGPAAAEAAESKNPYAGKPAAEEEGKEIFEQNCRSCHGDHGAGGFGPKLATTRHKYGGTDADLFASIAGGRPGGMPAFLPPLGKDRIWKAVAYIRHLEREGR
- a CDS encoding cbb3-type cytochrome c oxidase subunit 3 — protein: MTPRALAYLLFTLVLAGVFAGIIAYYFNRKRYERVEAPKHRMLADDDPPPGSAGDGREG